The genome window GCACCGACGACGGCTACGCGCTGCTGAGCCACGACCGCACGACGACGCGCAACTTTTCGGTTTTCGACAGCGCGGCTCGCGCGCGTAGCGGAAGCGCCGGATCGCGTTCGATCTTCTTCAGCAACTCCTGGTAGATGCCGGCCATCGTTTGTACGCAGGCCGCCGGGCGGCGCGGGATATAGTTGAGCACTTGGTAACCGCTCACGAAATACTCGTGCGCGCGGCGCGCGTAGCCGGCGACGAAATCGTTCCAACGCGGGGCAACCGTGCCGTCGGCGAAGCCGGCTTCCGCAATGCCGTAGCGTTGCAACTCATCCTGCGGCAAGTACACCCGATTCATATCCACCGCATCTTCGCGAACGTCGCGCAGAATGTTAATCAGTTGCAAGGCCAAACCTAAATCATCCGCCCGTTGCAGCGCCACCGGATCGGTGAAACCGAAGATTCGCACGCACATGCGTCCGACCACCGAGGCGACCAGATTGCAGTACTCGCGGAGTTCCTCGAACGACGCGTAGCGCGCGTGGCTAAAATCCATCTCGACGCCGTCGACCAACATCTGCAACTCGCGCTCCGGAATCGAATAGCGCTGCATGGCTTCGGCCAGAACGTGCAAGATCGGATCGTCCCCGGCATCACCTCGGCCGGCCCGGACGATGCGGTCGCGATGCACCAGCAGCCGCTGCGGAAGGTTCTCGACCCCGCCCGAGTCCGCTTCGTCGTCGACTTGGCGTGCGAAATTGTAGAGCGCGTAGATGGCCATGCGCTCGTGGTATCCCAGCGAGATAAATCCCCAATAAAAATTGCCGGCTTCGCGCCGGGCCATATCGCGGTTGAAGCGCTCGGCGCTTTGCAATCCTGCCATTAACCCGCCGCCAACGCGCGCACCGCGAGCGCCAGCTTCACCGGCGTCGGAACGCTCGGACGGATATTGACGGTGTCGTAGTTCACGCGTTGGATCGCGTCGCAGATCGCCCGGCCGCCCAAGCGATAGAGCGCCAATTGCAGACGCAACGCCATCGGCGCCCGGCGTTCCAACTGCAGGCCCGACTCCAACAGCGTGCGGGCGCGATTCACCAGAGATTCGACTGCGAATGCCACACCGCCGCTACGTACGTCTTCTTGCAGCAAGTACGAACGTCCGATCTTGCGATCGCGGCTGACATCCTGCGCGTGATTGGCCAGTTGCAGCCCGACGCAGACGTCGTCCGACCAGCGTTGGTTCTCTTCGCCGGCGATACCGAACACGTGCAACACCATACGCCCGACCGGCGCAGCCGATAGCATGCAATATCCCAAGAGTTCGGGCCATGATTCGTACGATGTCACGCGTTGATCCATCAAATTCGCTTCGATCAAGTCCAAGAACGGCTGCGCCGGAATCCCGCACCGGGCGACCGTCTGCGACAGCGCCAGCAACACCGGGTGCACCGGCGCGACGCCTGCGAACGCATCGCAAACTTCGGAACGCCAACGCTCCAATCTCGGGACGGCTTGTGCGCTCGCACTTTCGTCGCCGAGATCGTCGGTGGTCCGGCAGAACGCGTACAAACGCGCCAGGTCGGTACGACGGCTCCGGTCTACGAAGGCCGATGCGACGCTAAAGTTTTCGTAATGGCGTCCCGTTAGATACCGGCAGTAGGCATCGGCGGCATCCAAGGTGAGGCCGGCCGTCGCGGAGGGTTCCCGCATAACCGGCTTCCTCTTTCCCCCCGTTGCGTGCCGAACCTCCGCCGTCAATCGTGCGGCTCCGCTCGGTGAAGACGTTGCGTGCGACGTAAGTCCGCAATCGTTCGCGCACCGATGCAGAACATCGCCACGCGCAACGTTTCGATCAACTCGCGCGCTAAATTAGCCGTTTCGACCGTTCCTGCATCGGCCGCCCGCAAAAAGGCGCCCGCCACACCTGCGAAATCCGCGCCGAGCGCGATCGCTTTGGCGACGTCGATACCGTTGCGAATTCCTCCGCTCGCGCCGATCGTCGCGTGCGGCGCGACCCGGCGAGCATCCACCACACAACGCGCCGTTGGTATGCCCCAACCCGCAAACGCTCCGGCAACGCGCGCGCGCCAGGGTTCGGCGATACGAAATCGCTCGACCTCGCTCCACGATGTTCCGCCCGCGCCGGCCACGTCGATCCCGCGTACGCCGGCATCGATGAGGCGACGGACGGTATCCGGGGCGATTCCGTTGCCGACTTCCTTCACAATAACGGGCACGCCGACACCGGCGCACACGTCCGCAATCTGCGGCAACAAATTCGCAAAGCGCGTGTCGCCCTCGGGCTGCAACGCTTCCTGGAGCGGATTACAGTGAATCGCCAACACGTCTGCCTGCAATAGATCGACCAAACGACGGCATTCGTCGGCGCCGTAACCTCGATTCAATTGCACGGCGCCGACATTCGCGAAGAGGACGACGCTGGGCGCGATCTCGCGCACCGCGAATGTCGAAAGTTGCTCGGGCGATTCGATCAGCGCGCGGCCGGAACCGAGCCCCATCGCTAGGCCGAACGATTCCGCCGTTTCCGCCAGCCGGCGATTGATGCGGGTCGCTTCGGGCGTGCCTCCGGTCATGCACGAAATCAACAGCGGCGCCGCCAACGGCCGACCGAACAATTGGCACGACGTGTCGACCGTAGAAAAATCGAGGTCGGGCAGCGCTTCGTGGACGAAAACGTAATCCTCGAAACCGGCGGTTACACCTTTGGCGTCGACGTCGCATTCGAGGTTGATTCGAATGTGTTCGGCTTTGCGCGACGACGTCGCGCGATCAGGCGGCCTGCGCGACGACGTAGTCGACCACCTCACGAAATCCGCGCGCGGGTTCGGGCGCGGTCAAACAGCGATCGACCGCGGCGGCGGCTTTGGCCGCAATGCGAGCGCATAGCGCGCGATCTCCGCTCGACTCGGCCGCCGCCAGCAGCCGTCCGGCGCGGTCGAATCCGCGTGTGACGAAGGCATCCGCGCCGGCGACGATCGCCCCGGCAGCGAGGGCCGCTCCCGTCAGCGTCGCGCTGCGGCGGCGGACCGATCGGACGCGCTGCAACAATCCGGCGCGGTGGCCGCGGACTTCGAGCTCGACATCGCTGGTGCGGCCCTCGATGGCTTCGAGTACCGCTCGTCCGAGCGAGGCGGCGACCTCCAACCGGCGCGACGCGTTCACAACGTCTTGCGCCAGCGCCCGCAAGGCGAGCGCATACAGGGCATCGCCCGCGTTCAAGCTCTGCCCTAAACCCCATCGCGCGACGAGCGACTCGCTGCCCTCGGCCGAAGCGCCGTCGACCAATTCGTCGTGCAGCAGCATGAAGCGGTCGAACAGATCCATTGCCGCGGCCACCGGAACGGCGTCTTCGATCGGACCGCCGCAGGCGTCGCAGGCCCACAACACGAGGGTCGGCCGAAGCAACGCGCGAGCCTGTGCGCCCTCCGACGAACGTTCGATGATCGTCCATGCAGTCGACCGAAGTGGCAGCGCGATTCCTTGCAGATACTGCAGGATGCGGGCACGATAGTCGCCCAACGGAAGCGGCTCGAAGGTCGTCGCCATACGGGGACTGGCCTTCGTCGCCCGCCATCATCGTCCGCTTTGGAGAATTACATGCTGATCGGTTCGGAAGAACACAAACGGCTTTTCTGCGAAACGTTTATCGCGTCGCACAACCGCTACGAACCGCAAGACATGCCGTGGCCGCAACTCGACGACGTTTCGCTGGCGCGTCTGCGCGCGATCCCGATCTGGACGATGGCGCTCGATATCGAGTTCAGCGCCGGTGCGATGCTGCAAGGCTTTTCTACAACCGAAAGCGATCCGCTGGTACGCGATGCGCTGGCGATGCAGGGATTCGAAGAAGATCGCCACGGGCGCATCCTTGCGGAAATGATTCGCCGCTACGGTCTAACGGTCCAAACGAAAGAACCGACTAAAGACCCGACGCGTCGGGCGTTCGTACACTTCGGCTACGACGAGTGCGTCGACTCGTTCGCGGGTTTCGGCATCTTTAAACTAGCGCGCGACGCGCGCATTCTTCCCGAGTCGTTAACGTCGCTGTTTGCGCGCGTACTCGAGGAGGAAGCACGGCACATCGTCTTCTTCGTCAACTGGATCGCTTGGGATCGCGCGCGGAGCGGCTTGACGCCGCCATACATGCAGATCGTGCCGTCCCTCGTGAGTTACGTCGCCGCGATCGTTCGCCGCGTACAAGGCGGCAGCGCTATGGCCGGCAGCGGCAACAACGACGGAAGTGCCGCGATGGGTCTATTTTCGGACGTGATGCGCGATCTCACGCCGGCCAAATTTCTGCGGGCGTGCCTTACCGAAAACGATCGTTACATGCGCTCGTTCGACCGGCGGCTTTTGCGGCCGCGCGTCATACCTACGTTAGGAATGGCCGTACTCGTCGTCATGGAACTGATCGACGCGGTGCGGGCGCTTCTCGGCCGCGCGCAAGCGCGAGCATAAAAACCACACGAACTTCGGAGGACAACAGCCATGGCGTTACGCCGATATGTCATCGAACGCGCGATCCCGGGCGTCGGAACGCTCGAACGCGAGCAGCTGCGCGAAGCGGCCGCAACATCCAACGCAGCCCTCGCCCAACTGGCTCCCGACATCCAATGGGTCGAGAGCTACGTCGCCGGCGATAAGACGTTTTGCGTCTATCTGGCTAAAGACGAAGACGTGATCCGCAAACATGCCGAGATCAGCGGATTTCCCGCCACGACGATCACCGAAATTCGCAAGACGATCGACCCGACCACCGAACGCGCTTAACCCGGAGACGACTTTTCCACGGCGCGGGCCGTTTCGGTTTCGAGCCGGTCCACCGCCGTTCGTAGATCCGTCGCCTCGGCCATCTGCTCGGCTTCCGAATCGTTGCGATCGGGCAGCGTCGGATCGTCTTTGCGTAACGTCTCGAGCAATTCGACGATTTTCGCGGCTTTACGATCGATAACTAGCGCCAACTGCAGTGTCACTTGGGCGCGCTGATCGGCGAGTCGACCCTGCCGGTTCTCGCTGATCAAAATCAGCGCCGCCATCATGAGCGAGAACGTTCCGACGATCAATTGCAGCCACGAAAACGCGCCGGTATCGAAGGGACGATGCAGTCGCCCGGCAACAATATCGACCCCACTCCATAACAGGACGAAGGCAACAAGCGAGTACGCGAACCACGGTCGGCCGATCGTATCGGTCAGCCACTCGATCCCTCGTTGCGAGCGCGGCACCCGCCGTAAATTGTCGGCGTGGATCTCCGCCAACATTTTGACCGCGTTTTCAACCGGGTGCGGACTTTTCTCGTCGTTCATGCCCCCGGGGCCGTTTACGGGCGCTGGGGCCAGTTCCCGCCGAAGACGGTCAGCCGGCGACCCTGGACGCGGCGGCGCACGGCACCCGCCGAGCGTAGGCGCGCTCCCACTTGCTCTTCGGATTCCTCGCCGATGTAGTTGCGCAATGCGATTTCCACAATCGCCGAAGTGGAGCAAGAGTGCCGTGCCTTGAGGCGCTCGAGCCGCTCCAGCAAGGGAGCGGTGAGGGTCACGGTGATGCGGCCGAGATTTGCCTTCGTATCCATAATCTTATTGAGAACGGGCGACGACGCCGGTTGGATTGTTTGAATTCGGGGCGATTTTACCCGAGGCGTTCGATCTGCCGCAGCGATGGGAACAGTTTCAACCACAAAACGGCGATGGCGATGCATGCCAAGCCGCCGAGCCCGGCCGCGGCCACCGGCCCGAGCAATGCCGCCGCCGTTCCGCTCTCGAACTCGCCTAGTTGATTCGACGCATTGATGAACAGATAGTTGATGGCGCCGACCCGCCCGCGCATCTCGTCCGGGGTAGATAACTGAACGAGCGAGGCTCGAATCACGACGCTCACCGTATCGGCGGCACCCATCAGCGCCAGCGCGGCCAGTGACAGCGCCGTCCAGCGCGATAGGGCGAATACCACCGTCGCCGCCCCGAACACGCCGACCGCCGCCAGCATTTTGATGCCGACTCGCCGCCGGATGGTCCGGCGTGCCAGAACGATCGTCATCGCCAGGGCGCCGACAGCCGGAGCGGCTCGCAGCGCACCTAAAGCCCAGGGGCCCGCGTGCAAGATGTCGCGCGCGTAAATCGGTAAGAGCGCGGTCGCACCACCGAACAACACGGCGAAGAGATCCAACGAGATGGTGCCGAGGATCGCGGGATTGTCGCGCACGAACGCGATGCCGGCGAAGGCGTCGCGCAGTGTCGGACGTTCCTCCGGCGCGGGCGAACGGTCGACTCGAATCGAGGCGCTCAGCAAGGACGCCAAGAGCCAAAACGCGGCCATGATTACGCACGGAACGCCCGGCGAAAATGCATACGAAATGCCGCCGAGCGCCGGCCCAGCGATCGCCGCGACCTGAAAGGCTCCCGACGATAGCGCAGCTCCGCGCGACAAGTCTTTGTCGCTGGTGACGCCCGGCAAGAGCGCGGCCGACGACGGACTTTCGTACGCGCCGGCGATGCCGAGAAGCAACACCGCGGCGTACAACTCCCAAACGTTCAGCCGATGTGCGAATGCGCCCCACGCAAGAAATCCGGCGGTTATTCCCTCGACCGTTTGGCAAATCTGTACGATGC of Candidatus Tumulicola sp. contains these proteins:
- a CDS encoding DUF4242 domain-containing protein: MALRRYVIERAIPGVGTLEREQLREAAATSNAALAQLAPDIQWVESYVAGDKTFCVYLAKDEDVIRKHAEISGFPATTITEIRKTIDPTTERA
- a CDS encoding squalene/phytoene synthase family protein produces the protein MREPSATAGLTLDAADAYCRYLTGRHYENFSVASAFVDRSRRTDLARLYAFCRTTDDLGDESASAQAVPRLERWRSEVCDAFAGVAPVHPVLLALSQTVARCGIPAQPFLDLIEANLMDQRVTSYESWPELLGYCMLSAAPVGRMVLHVFGIAGEENQRWSDDVCVGLQLANHAQDVSRDRKIGRSYLLQEDVRSGGVAFAVESLVNRARTLLESGLQLERRAPMALRLQLALYRLGGRAICDAIQRVNYDTVNIRPSVPTPVKLALAVRALAAG
- a CDS encoding MFS transporter, with the protein product MTSARSLLRHRPFVLYFSSRAGSEFAYTISAVFIGWQIYAITGSAFALGLAGLVQFVPSAALVFVAGHAADRFERRRIVQICQTVEGITAGFLAWGAFAHRLNVWELYAAVLLLGIAGAYESPSSAALLPGVTSDKDLSRGAALSSGAFQVAAIAGPALGGISYAFSPGVPCVIMAAFWLLASLLSASIRVDRSPAPEERPTLRDAFAGIAFVRDNPAILGTISLDLFAVLFGGATALLPIYARDILHAGPWALGALRAAPAVGALAMTIVLARRTIRRRVGIKMLAAVGVFGAATVVFALSRWTALSLAALALMGAADTVSVVIRASLVQLSTPDEMRGRVGAINYLFINASNQLGEFESGTAAALLGPVAAAGLGGLACIAIAVLWLKLFPSLRQIERLG
- a CDS encoding polyprenyl synthetase family protein produces the protein MATTFEPLPLGDYRARILQYLQGIALPLRSTAWTIIERSSEGAQARALLRPTLVLWACDACGGPIEDAVPVAAAMDLFDRFMLLHDELVDGASAEGSESLVARWGLGQSLNAGDALYALALRALAQDVVNASRRLEVAASLGRAVLEAIEGRTSDVELEVRGHRAGLLQRVRSVRRRSATLTGAALAAGAIVAGADAFVTRGFDRAGRLLAAAESSGDRALCARIAAKAAAAVDRCLTAPEPARGFREVVDYVVAQAA
- a CDS encoding squalene/phytoene synthase family protein, producing MAGLQSAERFNRDMARREAGNFYWGFISLGYHERMAIYALYNFARQVDDEADSGGVENLPQRLLVHRDRIVRAGRGDAGDDPILHVLAEAMQRYSIPERELQMLVDGVEMDFSHARYASFEELREYCNLVASVVGRMCVRIFGFTDPVALQRADDLGLALQLINILRDVREDAVDMNRVYLPQDELQRYGIAEAGFADGTVAPRWNDFVAGYARRAHEYFVSGYQVLNYIPRRPAACVQTMAGIYQELLKKIERDPALPLRARAALSKTEKLRVVVRSWLSSA
- the fni gene encoding type 2 isopentenyl-diphosphate Delta-isomerase, translated to MRWSTTSSRRPPDRATSSRKAEHIRINLECDVDAKGVTAGFEDYVFVHEALPDLDFSTVDTSCQLFGRPLAAPLLISCMTGGTPEATRINRRLAETAESFGLAMGLGSGRALIESPEQLSTFAVREIAPSVVLFANVGAVQLNRGYGADECRRLVDLLQADVLAIHCNPLQEALQPEGDTRFANLLPQIADVCAGVGVPVIVKEVGNGIAPDTVRRLIDAGVRGIDVAGAGGTSWSEVERFRIAEPWRARVAGAFAGWGIPTARCVVDARRVAPHATIGASGGIRNGIDVAKAIALGADFAGVAGAFLRAADAGTVETANLARELIETLRVAMFCIGARTIADLRRTQRLHRAEPHD
- a CDS encoding ribbon-helix-helix protein, CopG family, translated to MDTKANLGRITVTLTAPLLERLERLKARHSCSTSAIVEIALRNYIGEESEEQVGARLRSAGAVRRRVQGRRLTVFGGNWPQRP
- a CDS encoding ferritin-like domain-containing protein, with amino-acid sequence MLIGSEEHKRLFCETFIASHNRYEPQDMPWPQLDDVSLARLRAIPIWTMALDIEFSAGAMLQGFSTTESDPLVRDALAMQGFEEDRHGRILAEMIRRYGLTVQTKEPTKDPTRRAFVHFGYDECVDSFAGFGIFKLARDARILPESLTSLFARVLEEEARHIVFFVNWIAWDRARSGLTPPYMQIVPSLVSYVAAIVRRVQGGSAMAGSGNNDGSAAMGLFSDVMRDLTPAKFLRACLTENDRYMRSFDRRLLRPRVIPTLGMAVLVVMELIDAVRALLGRAQARA
- a CDS encoding DUF1003 domain-containing protein; its protein translation is MNDEKSPHPVENAVKMLAEIHADNLRRVPRSQRGIEWLTDTIGRPWFAYSLVAFVLLWSGVDIVAGRLHRPFDTGAFSWLQLIVGTFSLMMAALILISENRQGRLADQRAQVTLQLALVIDRKAAKIVELLETLRKDDPTLPDRNDSEAEQMAEATDLRTAVDRLETETARAVEKSSPG